The Setaria italica strain Yugu1 chromosome IX, Setaria_italica_v2.0, whole genome shotgun sequence genome has a window encoding:
- the LOC101753506 gene encoding pentatricopeptide repeat-containing protein At2g01860, producing the protein MPQVKATPALMSRLLPAPALVKLRACGLYSHGHFPSTSRISCSSELSDRGSAKEVEAFEYSGETCAKNAADGDEGEYLGWSKEEIDAISALFDRPMRQKPLKPPNPAKQRALPLPLPHKTRLPVAPAPKQHVRLATRVALSSRASFSDQVRKNPEFLLGIAREIAAIPPEHGVSTVLDRWARFLRKGSLSLTIRELGHMGLPERALQTLCWAQRQKAVPLFPDDRVLASTIEVLARFGQLKVESALEQCVPTASRAILEAMSSGFIRAGKVDLTRKLLELARINNRTLHPSIYVKLMLEAIRTPEGYGLAMALVDELGERSDLELRPQDCTSVMKVCIKLRRYTAVESLFSWFRESGGSPTVVMYTTVIHSRCRDGMHREALSLAWEMEQAGCLLDLPAYRVIVKLCVALRDPERALRYLLRMEEAGFVPTSDMYNGLIEGYAAEGRLARCRQLIRESESAGVKLDRRLLSRLSETGNALSS; encoded by the coding sequence ATGCCCCAAGTGAAGGCTACCCCTGCGCTGATGAGCAGGCTGCTCCCCGCACCCGCATTGGTGAAGCTCAGAGCCTGTGGACTCTACAGTCATGGCCATTTCCCCTCAACGTCTCGTATTTCTTGCTCATCAGAGTTATCAGATAGAGGTTCTGCCAAGGAGGTTGAGGCGTTCGAGTACAGTGGTGAGACATGTGCCAAGAATGCAGCTGATGGGGATGAAGGAGAGTATTTAGGATGGAGCAAAGAAGAGATTGATGCCATTTCCGCACTTTTCGATCGGCCAATGCGTCAGAAGCCCCTGAAGCCACCAAACCCTGCGAAGCAGCGGGCGCTCCCATTGCCACTACCGCACAAGACGAGGCTGCCTGTTGCTCCGGCGCCCAAGCAGCACGTCCGGCTTGCCACAAGAGTGGCACTGTCGTCTCGTGCTTCCTTCAGCGACCAGGTGCGCAAGAACCCGGAGTTCCTACTCGGGATTGCTCGGGAGATTGCCGCGATTCCTCCAGAGCACGGTGTCTCCACGGTGCTCGACCGGTGGGCAAGGTTCCTCCGAAAAGGCTCCTTGTCGCTGACCATCCGTGAGCTCGGGCATATGGGACTCCCCGAGCGCGCGCTGCAGACATTGTGCTGGGCTCAGAGGCAGAAAGCTGTGCCATTGTTCCCTGACGACAGGGTTCTTGCTTCCACCATCGAAGTTTTGGCGCGCTTTGGCCAGCTTAAAGTGGAGTCTGCATTGGAGCAATGCGTCCCCACGGCAAGCCGTGCCATTCTGGAAGCCATGTCAAGTGGGTTCATCAGGGCAGGGAAAGTAGACCTTACACGCAAACTCCTGGAACTTGCAAGGATCAATAACAGGACGCTGCACCCAAGCATCTATGTGAAGCTGATGCTGGAAGCCATCCGGACTCCTGAAGGCTATGGGCTTGCCATGGCATTGGTTGATGAGCTTGGTGAGAGGTCAGATTTGGAGCTTCGCCCGCAGGACTGCACGTCTGTCATGAAAGTCTGCATAAAACTCCGGCGGTACACGGCCGTGGAGAGCCTTTTTAGCTGGTTCAGGGAATCTGGTGGGAGCCCCACTGTGGTTATGTACACAACGGTGATCCACAGCCGCTGCCGTGATGGAATGCACCGCGAGGCCCTGTCCCTGGCATGGGAAATGGAACAGGCCGGTTGTCTGCTTGACCTGCCAGCCTACCGGGTCATTGTCAAGCTGTGTGTGGCATTGCGTGACCCAGAGAGGGCTCTCCGGTACTTGTTGAGGATGGAGGAGGCTGGGTTTGTTCCAACCAGCGACATGTACAACGGTCTGATCGAAGGTTATGCGGCGGAGGGGAGGCTGGCCAGGTGCCGGCAGCTGATCAGAGAGTCCGAGTCAGCCGGTGTGAAACTGGACAGGAGGCTGCTCTCACGCTTGTCTGAAACTGGAAATGCCCTTTCTTCTTGA